Genomic window (Onychomys torridus chromosome 5, mOncTor1.1, whole genome shotgun sequence):
aaataaaatcagtcattaaaagtctcccaaccaaaaaaaaaaaaaaaaaaaaaaaaaccctggaccttatggtttcactgcagaattctaccagatcttcaaagaagaattaataccagtactctttaaattgttccacacaatagcagcagaaggaatattaccaaactccttctatgaggctacaattaccctgattcctaaacctaacaaagttgcaacaaagaaagagaactacagaccaagctccctcatgaatattgatgcaaaaatactcaatgaaattctggcaaacagactccaagaacacatcaaaacaattatccaccatgatcaagtaggcttcatcccagggatgcaagggtggttcaacatacgaaagtccgtcaatgtaatacaccatataaacaaactcaaagaaaaaaaaccacatgatcatctcacaagacacagaaaaggcatttgacaaaatccaacaccccttcatgataaaggtcttggagcaatcaggaatacagggaacatacctaaacataataaaggcaatctacagcaagctaacagccaacatcaaattaaatggagagaaattcaaaacaataccactaaaatcaggaacaaggcaaggctgttacctctccccctatttattcaatatagtacttgaagttctagccagagctataagacaacataaagagattaaggggataaaaattggaaaggaagaagtcaagctctccctatttgcagatgacaagttagtatatatgagtgacccccaaaattcaaccaaggaactgatacagctaataaaaaccttcagcaacattgcaggatacatgatcaactcaaaaaaatcagtagccctcctatgtacaatagacaaacaggctgagaaggaaatcagagatacatcaccctttacaatagccacaaatgatataaaataccttggggttactctaactaagcatgtgaaggaccgatatgacaagaactttaagtccctgaaaaaggaaattgaagaagatgtcagaaaatggaaagatctcccatgctcatggataggcaggattaacatagtaaaaatggcgatcttaccaaaagcaatctacagattcaatgcaattcccatcaaattaccaacacaattcttcacagatctggaaagaataatactcaacttcatatggaaaaacaaaaaacccaggatagccaaaagaatcctgtacaataaaacaacctctggaggtatcacaatctccgacctcaagctctattatagagctactgtaataaaaacagcttggtaatggcataaaaacagacatgtggaccaatggaattgaattgaagacacagacattaacccgcacacctatgaacatataatttttgacaaagaagccaaaaatgtacaatggaaaaaagaaagcatcttcaacaaatggtgctggcataactggatgtcaatgtgtagaaggctgcaaatagatccatatctgtcaccatgcacaaaacttaaatccaagtggatcaaagacctcaacagaaaCCCAGCTACTCTGatcctgatagtagagaaagtaggaagtactcttgaacgcatgggccctggagatcactttctaaatataacaccagtagcacagacactgagagaaacaatcaatcaatgggacctattgaaactgagaagcttttgtagagcaaaggacacggtcaacaagacaaagcgactgcctacagaatgggaaaaggtcttcaccaacccgacatctgacagagtgcttacatccagaatgtataaagaactcaagaaattagacatcaaaatgctcaacagtccaattaagaaatgggctatagaactaaacagagaattctccacagaggaagtttaaatggctgaaagacatttaaggagttgctcaacatccctaattatccaggaaatgcaaatcaaaatgactctgagataccaccttacacctgtcagaatgtctaagatcaaaagcacagaagacagcttactctggagaggatgtggagcaaggggaactctcctccactgctggtgagaatgcaagcttgtacagccactttggaaataaatattgCACCTCCTTAGacaattgggaatccatctcccccaagacccagctatagcactcttgggcatatacccaaggaatgctcaatcataccacaagggcatttgatcagctatgattgtatcagctttgtttgtaatagccagaacctggaaacaacctagatgcccttcaactgaagaatggataaagaaaatatggtacatatacacaatggagtactactcagcagagaaaaacaatgacatcatgaggtttgcaggcaaatggatggatctagaaaaaatcatcctgagtgaggtaacccagactcagaaggacaaacatggtatgtactcactcatagtaggatactagatgtaaaacaaagatgactagactgctacacaactccagggaggctacctagaaaaggggaccctaggaaagacccaaggatcacccaatgacagaaaaatggatgagatctacatgaacaacctggacaacagtgggagtaatgaagggcaagattttaaggatagaaagcttaggggatcaggagatcccagctggatcaagaacagaaagggagagtgaggaataacagaccattataaatgaaggccacatgagaacaggaataggcagtgtgctcaagaggtccccagaaatccacaatgatatatcctctgtattctgctggcaatggtcaagagaaagcctgatctgacctagtctggtgatcagatgactaaacacgctaacagtcgtcttggaactctcatccaataactgatggaagtgtatgcagagatcctcagccaggccccagatggagctccaggtgtccaactgtcgagaaagaggagggtctgcaagaaagtgaatttttgaatccaagattgcaaaaagcacagggacaaatagccgaacGACTGGaagcacttgaattatgaaccaacgactgtggagcccccagctggatcaggccttctggataagtgagacaactgaatagcttgaactgcttgggagacatccaggctgtgtgaccgggacctgtccttagtgcatgagctgcctgtttgaaaccttgggcttacacagggacactttgctcagtctggaaggaggtgacaggacctgcctgtatggaatccacaaggtttaaatgaatccccaggggtgccttgatactggaggacatgggaatggaggggaggggctgggaggaaggttggggtgggggcggcaggggggaggacaggggaactcatggctgatgtataaaatttaaaacacataataataaagaaaaaaaattttaaaaaaataagcaagctCAAGTCTATGGCAGATACACGTGGCCTGGCTATTGGAAGACCAAGGCAGGTAGAATAAATAAGCTCAAGAGTTAAAGGTCAGCctgtaacatacacacacactgcatcacAATTCCCAATTACATATATGCATAGATTgatacatgtaatatatatgaCTTTATATATATCATAACATATGTGGCTTGTAGCCATAGAAATTTGTtcacaattttgaaaaatatgaatTTCAAAATTAAGATACCATCAGGTATTGAGCGCTAGCTTTCTCATCCAAATATGGTTATTTTTGGTTACACTGAGCTAATGGAACAAAGAATGATGCTCGTGATATGAGCTTCCTAGTAGCCAGACTCTTAACATCCTCATTGTAGAGTTCATGTTTGAGCTGACCTGATAATAGATGCCATAGAGGCAGAGGACAAAATCAGATACATAATGGAAAAGGCATGCTGGTAATTTAGGTAGGCTATACCAACAGGAGTAGATTTGCTGAGTCCCAGCACAAGTGTGTTTCACTTCTGAAGAAGAGGTCAGAACATGAGTATCCATTTTGCATCTCCTCAGGGCATGCATGTGTGATCATGCCAGTGGCTCCCTGTCTTTGACACCACTGAGTATGTGCATATGCAGTAGTATCTCCATGAAGAAGATTCTGTAGACTTCAGcccacctccctcttcctgtctACAAATAAAAGGTTCCAGATCAtcccctccaccacacacacagaatttgagAGTCTTCTTCATTCTACATGTTCACTATGAAGGTCCTCTGAATGATGGCGCACTGGCTGACAGAGCATGTAGGGATGTTACCCAATGTCATGCTACACAGCAGTTGAGGATTAGGAGGACACACCAACATTTCCTCATAACATAAAGAAGCTACTTCTACATCTTCAAGCTTAGAAGAATCAGGTAGTATGGTCCTTTCAGTTCCTAAAGCCCAGATGTTCACCAGAAAGGGAGTTGAAGACAAAGAGAACATCTGCCTAAGCAGGGCCTGATCATACAGAGATTATGGAAGGGAGACACGAAATCTATAGCATTTATGGATGGGATGATATTTATATTCCACATTGCAAACACCAGGGAGTAGAAGAAAGACAAGACAATTTTTTTAGCCTTGGCTCAGTAGATGGTCAGAGAAGATCCCTTCCTTTGAGTCTAGGAGGACTGCTGCCTGACACTTTTACTGGGGACTTGAGTACCTGATGCACACATGCATCTGTGAGGTCTCCATTTCTGTTGACACGTCACCAAATGATTTTTAGAATTTCAATACctgtgtcaattttttaaaaaaatctctgatgCCAAATGATTTTTATGCAACCAAATTTGCCGAGTTACCTGCATAGATGGAAAATTTACATAAATATGAGCTATGCAATCACTTTCACATAAGTAGGAGTCTCCTACCTTGACCTGAAGAAGTTCCCTTTAGCTCCTCTCTGTCAGTCATTGTCTGTTCTCTGCTCCAGGACAACTGCTTTCTGATGGTTCAGTTTGGAAACTGCATAATTTAGAAACATCAGAGTCCTAGCTATCCTATCTCAGAAATGGACTCCTATGTGACTGGTCCTGTTACTGAGTAAGAGGTTATAAGATTCAAGTGTGCTGTATTTGGTTAACAGTGTCATTCCATATATGCACACAACATATTTTACCCAGTCACTAGTTGATGTACACCTGGGTGACCTCATTTTGACTACTTTTATTGAAGCTCTTACGAACTTAATAATATGAGTTTTTGTGATTGGTGTTTTCAATTCCTTGAGCTAAAGACCTGGGAGTAGAACTACTCAATCACAGGACAAGTGTGTTTAACTTTTAATAGAACTGTCCAACTGACATCTATAAAGACCATATCTTTTTAAATCTCCTCCAGTGATGTATGACAGTGCCAGTAGCTCCATGTCTTTGCCAACACTTGGCTTTATTGGTCTTAAATCTAGTTAtattaaacaggaatataaaagtACCTCATTGAAGGAATTTTCATGGACTTTagtctttacattttctttccctaTCTATCAACCTAGATCATCCCCTCTCTTTTTCTATCATGCTCTCCCTACtcactctctgccttcctccacaAAACAGAACCTAAGTATCTTCTTCATTCTCATTTTTACTGTGGCTATTTCCATCTTCAACACAGGGCCTCTGAGTGATGGCGCAGTGAGTAGCAGAGCACACAGTGGTTTCCCCAGCTGAACTACAAACATGTCTGGGATTAAAAAGCACAGAGATGCCCAGGGTCCTTTGAGAATCTAGTTCCCTCGTCACAAGATTGGAGGAACTGGCCACTTCTCAGCTCTCATGGTCTAGCTCTTCCTTTGGTTAGAAACTTGGAGTAGAGAGAATACCTGCCAAGAAAGGCTAAAACCACAGACAGGACAAGAGTGCATTGCAAAGGTGACATGGAATATAGGGAGCCCCTGCTgattggaggagacaggaatggctGAGCTCTGCTGTGACAGGTAAACAGCCAGAGAGACACCAAATAAAAAGTCCCCCAGTGCCATGTTGTTAGGCTATAGACTATTATTTAGATAATAATGAAGATAATTTGGAGCTAAGGTCAATTCTTAGGTGGCAGTAAAGGCGACTGACACTGAACCCTATGCCACTTCCTCTAGGAAATCAGTCTGCACTGAATATGGATTTCTGATACCACATCCTTTGATGTATCATGTCAGCATTTTATTGTGATTCTGAAACTTCTAATTATAGACTTTTATCTCAGATTTATCTTAGGGTCTAAGACTTCAGATTGACTCCAGTGTTGGAGCCAGCAAGTTCCCATTAAATGCTTGTCATATGGTTATGTATGATATTTATTAAGGGGTAGTAAGGGAACTTTCCTCCAGACAGGATGATATAAGTTCCATTTGGGGCTCCATATGGTAAAATTAGAATATGGACTTCCACAAATTGTCCCTTCACCTCCATATGTGAGCCATGGTCTGGGAGCATCCACACACGTATATGTACAtgagctaaataaataaacacaattaaaaatatttgttacgTGGATAAATGACAAAGAAGTTGATCTTGGCATGAACTGGCCACTAGAGGAGACACATTATGAGGGTGGAGTGAATAGGAGCTAAGGACTTTAAAAGAACCAGAATTGTAGTATGTTTTGGTCAAACAACTGTGACTTGACAGGGAGGTGTCCAAGTAGACCTTAAGTTAATTGTAGCAACTAGGGAGTCTAGAAGCAGGCTCAGTAAACTGAGTCTTCAAAGCACAGAGAAGTATTGAGGATGAAGGTCACACTCAAAGCTCCTGcattttcctgtctctcctgTGACATCTTGAGTGAATACTTATTCACAGAAGCCCCCTGAGTTCTCCTATTACAGCTCTTTGCCCAGGAGTGAGGACAGCGTTCCTAGTATCCTAGAAGAGCTTCAGAATCCACGCTGTGTCTTTCcagaaggacaaagagagaacagaaatagCAGAGGTGACTTGCCCTGCCTCCTGGCCATTGGCTCTTGTCACTTCTGACTAATCAGTTCTTCTACAATGAGGACTTTGGCCCACCACACCAAGTCTCCGCCTACATCCTTTTGATTTATATTCCTGCCTGGGCATGCTGCACAGTTTCTGCTTCCAGTTTGTAAAAGTGGACGTCCTATGTAGCAGCACAGGCTTGGGCCTGAGAGCTGTCATGCCACTGAATCAACTGCATAGCTGGCTGAATGCCGTGGTCTTTGGgctcctgcttctcttcctccatgtTCATGGTGAGGCTCACTAAGCTGGCAATGGGGATTGCTAGAGTCAGAGCTGCCAAATTCTGCATGTCAGTGGCTGAGCTTGTGGGAGAAAAAGTGGGGGAAGGGTGGGTGATGGAAGTGATAGATAAATGTGTGGGAAACATGTGCCTTCCAATCTTCTAACCAAAGCCTAAGATTTTTGTGGGCCCACACAGAACATCAGAGATTGTTAAGATCACTCCATACTGAGGAGACAGTTCAGTGTGAGAAGCTCTGGAGACTGATAGACAATTCTAAGGAAAATGATCAGAAGATGTTTTTTCTCCTTAGTCTGGCTGTGACTATAGCTACTACTGACCTTTGACAATAATGGCCACAATTCATGTGGCCAAATGACTAAGAGTGTGTAAGCTCTTTGGCCAGAGAAATGCTCTGACAACCTTCAAAAGGGGAGTAGGAAAGGTTCCTGACCATGAGGGGTAGGGAAGCTCTCACACTTACACCCCAGAGCTGAAACAGGAGGTGCTGGGTGTCCTTCCTATGTGGCCTGGTATCAATCAGGTGGGAACTCTCACAGTCTTTAGCAGCTGATTGCACAAAACTAACCCTGATGGCATCTTTCCTCCCACAGGTCAGGACCCATCAGAGGCCAGCCCCATCAGAAACACTCACACAGGCCAGGTCCGAGGCAGCCTTGTTCATGTGAAGGAGACCAAAGTGGGTGTCCACACTTTCCTGGGAATTCCCTTTGCCAAGCCACCTGTAGGACCACTGCGCTTTGCACCCCCTGAGGCCCCTGATCCATGGAGTGGTGTGAGAGATGGGACCTCACATCCAGCCATGTAAGTTCTGGACCCAGAGGATGTCTGGCCCTGGGGTGAAAAGCTTGTCAGAGCTCTGAGCCATGCTGAAGTCTTTCCTCTATCTCAGCTCTGTAGCAGTTTTCTCCCATTGTGGAGTGTCCCCCATGCATTTTTCTGATGTGTGAATTAAAATTGAGCAGAACAACCTTGACAATCTCCTTGGTCAGAGCATGGCATAGGGAGTTAGATGCCAGTACTATagacagaaacaaagataaaattgTTCACAGATTCAAATTGAGCCCAGTGTTCTCTGCCACAATGGGAGTGATCTCTAGGCATGAGTTATGTGACCTATTAAGCAGAAAGTGCTTCTGAATCTAGCAGAATACACTTTAGATCCTGAGGAGTGCAGCATTATGGATACTTGCTAACTCCACACTCACAGTCACTGTGAGAGCCTATAGGGCCAAGTGCCACTGACCAAGGAACAAGGATATGTAACTAACTCCCCCTGGAGACAGTGTAGGAAAAAGAAGTTCCCTGAGAGTCTCTGCTCATGGGATGAATGATTTATCACCACCCATTGGGACAGAAGGTTCCACTGATTCCTTTAGTACCTGTTGATACAACACTCCAATATTGCAAACTTAGTTTGTTGTCTTTGatgtaataaaatactggcaaaagcaacttaaggaagaaagctACTATCATAGGCTCCAGGTTTTAATTCAGCATGTTGGGGAATTCATAGTGAAGGAAAATTAGAGGAGCTGGTCACACCACATCCACAGGTATGAACAGAGAGTAGAAAAAGCTTGCATGCCTACTATGCTTATTTCACTTTTCTGTTCTTAAACAATTCAGTGTACATCACCACATACAGCCTGTCATTCCATAGAGAAGCCTGCAAGTCTCtaaatcccagagccagaaaaAATAACATCCAGGCCCTAGCCACTTGCAGAACTCTAGAATTCTGGTTCCATCCCAGCATTTATGGAGCCTGTGGCCTTTACCTTGGTTGGAATGAACATTAGAGAGGGAATATGTATTAACAGGGCATCCCAAGGAGGAGCAAGTAAAAGTGACTGAGAGAATACATCCAGACTCACATTTGGATTTGCAATATCtgtcttctgcttccatcaggtgTCTGCAAAACCTTGAAATGATGAATGTGGAGGCTGTGAAGGATATGAAGGTGaccctgcctcccatctcaaTGTCTGAGGACTGTCTGCATCTCAACATCTACACTCCAGCTCATGCCAATGAAGGCTCTAACCTTCCTGTGAGTGTCAAGTCATGGTCAGCTTGGGAACAgggtattttatttgtgatgataatgaaaaaataaatttaaaagggggAGCAAAAGCTCCATTGCAGTATGAACTCTGTTGAAAAGCATTGCCCTTTTGGGATTGAAAAAAAGGTCTTCTCAGCCACACTATGCAGGTGAAACCTGGGTAAGGGACACAAAGCACTGGAGCACTGAGTGATCAAAGGCTCTGGCTATTTAATAAAACCAGGACTCATTCTCCAACCTGAGCCCTGCAGAACTGCTTAGGTGCTCAAGGCTTCACATTGAGGTCACTCATTCATTCCTTTAGATTATCTGTAGTGCCAATGAGAGTTGATgattcctttcatttttaatctGGAGATATATCCATAGAGACGCCCCTCTTTCCTCCACTAAAAGAGCCTGAGTAATGATAACATTACTGTATATATAGAATCATTAATTCAGACTGAGATAtatggtggggatgggggctaGAAACAACCTGAAGGGGCTACTAGAGGCCCCTAGCCATGATCAAGGCCCTAAAGTGCTATTTCTATGTATTTGTTTAGCTACACAGAGGCACATCAGTTGTCTGATACTCTAGTAAACAGTCCTGCAGAGCTTTGGCTAGCGAGGGGCTTCCTGGCATCTCTATTGACTTCTCCAGGTGATGGTGTGGATCCATGGTGGTGCTCTGGTTGGAGGAATGGCTTCTATTACTGATGGATCCATATTGGCAGCCATAGAGGATGTGGTGGTCGTTCATATCCAATATCGCCTAGGTATTCTGGGCTTTTTCAGGTGAGCCTAGGGCTGAGCTGAGCAGAATCAGCTGAAGAACCTAGACAGCCCTTTGATCCATGCCCCTCTACTTCACAGCACTGGAGACCAGCACGCCAGAGGCAACTGGGGATACCTGGACCAAGTGGCATCCCTACGCTGGGTCCAGCAGAATATCGCCCACTTTGGAGGCAACCCTGACCAGGTCACTATTTTTGGAGAGTCAGCAGGTGGCACAAGTGTGTCTTCACATGTTGTGTCTCCCATGTCCAAAGGACTCTTCCACAGAGCCATCATGGAAAGTGGAGTGGCCCTGCTGCCTGACCTTATCTCTGACACCCATGAGATGGTCTACACTGTAAGTGCCTTTAACCATCACAGGCCTaagtagttggaagtttttctgtgtccttcctGGTCCTGCgactgcttggtcccaagtaaaaacacagaggcttatattacttacaactgtatggcctattggtCAGCTTACATTAGCTAGCTTTTTCAACTTAATTCAACCTATTCCTATTAATTTGTATGTTGTcctgtggccatggcattactggactgctggcatcttgttgctccttagTCAGTGGGCCCTCATCTtttctgactccatccttcttcctttcattttcagttttatgtaCCCCCTAacattattctgcctcaccattgaccaaacagcttGATTTATGAGCCAATCAGAACAAcccatattcacagtgtacagaaagacatcccccagcactctAGTCTGTCCCCTCAGACTTCATGGTTTGGTACTCTGGTCTTCTGTTCAGTGAGGAAAACATTGACCATGGGAAATAATTTCTTTCCAGTAATATTTGAGAAACTCAGGGGTTAGCCTCTACTCACCTCTGCTTCATACTGGGTGACAGCAAACTGCTCCTAGCAGCTTCTATTActgactaaaataaataaataggagtgTGCCTTGGTAGGTGGCTCTGTGGGTTTTTAAACATGTTTGgagtgcaagcctgaggacctaagttcaaatctccagagCCCACAAAAGGCTGGAGATAGTAGCAAGTATCTGTAATTCCAATGTTCCTGTGGTcaggtgggaggcagaaacaCGGGAATCTGGATGTTCACAGAGCAATCAGATAGCATAGAAGCAGTAATACAAGAAGACCGCCTGTCTGAAATAAGGGGACATGGGTGAAGAATGGCGACTTTGTCCTCTATCATTCACATACAAACATTGGCACACTTGGTCCTTCTCTCATACATGAAACACAGAAAGATGGGTGGAGTGAACAGAACCACCTGagcaaacacaaaaaacaaacaaacaaaatccaagtaGGCAGGCTGAAAAGATACTGCTTCCTTTGAGGAATACGACAAAGGTAACAATTTATATTTACACCaaaccacacacaacacacactataGTGTAGTAGTCAGGCCAATAACATCAAGTTGGAGTGGAGAGAATTCTTCTCTGCACTTGTTTCCTTTACAGACGGTGGCCAACCTGTCTGGATGTG
Coding sequences:
- the LOC118584513 gene encoding acylcarnitine hydrolase-like isoform X2; translation: MPLNQLHSWLNAVVFGLLLLFLHVHGQDPSEASPIRNTHTGQVRGSLVHVKETKVGVHTFLGIPFAKPPVGPLRFAPPEAPDPWSGVRDGTSHPAMCLQNLEMMNVEAVKDMKVTLPPISMSEDCLHLNIYTPAHANEGSNLPVMVWIHGGALVGGMASITDGSILAAIEDVVVVHIQYRLGILGFFSTGDQHARGNWGYLDQVASLRWVQQNIAHFGGNPDQVTIFGESAGGTSVSSHVVSPMSKGLFHRAIMESGVALLPDLISDTHEMVYTTVANLSGCEAKDSEALVHCLRGKSEAEILVINEVFKIIPAVVDGVFFPRHPQELLASVDFHPVPSIIGVNNDEYSWILPMVRPGQTIKEITRENLQDVLKNTAAQMMLPPECGDLLMEEYMGDTEDPQALQIQFTEMMGDFMFVIPALQVAHFQRSHNPVYFYEFQHQSSFLKGLRPPHVKADHADEIPFVFGSFFFGMKLVLTEEEELLNRRMMKYWANFARLGNPNSEGLPYWPMLDHDEQYLQLNIKPAVGQALKAKRLQFWTKTLPQKIQELTRSQNMHKEL
- the LOC118584513 gene encoding acylcarnitine hydrolase-like isoform X3, with translation MPLNQLHSWLNAVVFGLLLLFLHVHGQDPSEASPIRNTHTGQVRGSLVHVKETKVGVHTFLGIPFAKPPVGPLRFAPPEAPDPWSGVRDGTSHPAMCLQNLEMMNVEAVKDMKVTLPPISMSEDCLHLNIYTPAHANEGSNLPVMVWIHGGALVGGMASITDGSILAAIEDVVVVHIQYRLGILGFFSTGDQHARGNWGYLDQVASLRWVQQNIAHFGGNPDQVTIFGESAGGTSVSSHVVSPMSKGLFHRAIMESGVALLPDLISDTHEMVYTVFKIIPAVVDGVFFPRHPQELLASVDFHPVPSIIGVNNDEYSWILPMVMGSGQTIKEITRENLQDVLKNTAAQMMLPPECGDLLMEEYMGDTEDPQALQIQFTEMMGDFMFVIPALQVAHFQRSHNPVYFYEFQHQSSFLKGLRPPHVKADHADEIPFVFGSFFFGMKLVLTEEEELLNRRMMKYWANFARLGNPNSEGLPYWPMLDHDEQYLQLNIKPAVGQALKAKRLQFWTKTLPQKIQELTRSQNMHKEL
- the LOC118584513 gene encoding acylcarnitine hydrolase-like isoform X1 — translated: MPLNQLHSWLNAVVFGLLLLFLHVHGQDPSEASPIRNTHTGQVRGSLVHVKETKVGVHTFLGIPFAKPPVGPLRFAPPEAPDPWSGVRDGTSHPAMCLQNLEMMNVEAVKDMKVTLPPISMSEDCLHLNIYTPAHANEGSNLPVMVWIHGGALVGGMASITDGSILAAIEDVVVVHIQYRLGILGFFSTGDQHARGNWGYLDQVASLRWVQQNIAHFGGNPDQVTIFGESAGGTSVSSHVVSPMSKGLFHRAIMESGVALLPDLISDTHEMVYTTVANLSGCEAKDSEALVHCLRGKSEAEILVINEVFKIIPAVVDGVFFPRHPQELLASVDFHPVPSIIGVNNDEYSWILPMVMGSGQTIKEITRENLQDVLKNTAAQMMLPPECGDLLMEEYMGDTEDPQALQIQFTEMMGDFMFVIPALQVAHFQRSHNPVYFYEFQHQSSFLKGLRPPHVKADHADEIPFVFGSFFFGMKLVLTEEEELLNRRMMKYWANFARLGNPNSEGLPYWPMLDHDEQYLQLNIKPAVGQALKAKRLQFWTKTLPQKIQELTRSQNMHKEL